One Corallococcus exiguus DNA segment encodes these proteins:
- a CDS encoding XkdF-like putative serine protease domain-containing protein, producing the protein MGDALSKALARARHVLESLQGEPVEKTIWGSPAGKKRLAKRLVAMLPAHMTYVEPFAGSAAVLFEKAPSDVEAINDADPEIADAYRLLQKLTPAGLAKLKKLPWVGDEKTFKSLFDSKPKGDVERLHRFLYLTHFSYGKLRGRSVSPNGMGVEAKTLARIEQFAPRLKRVKVYGGDYEKVVRKYDGKDTVLFLDPPYPGYNVDVGEGDFDEERFYGVLKSLKGRWLMTYGIRGKLPGMLKGSGFVVKRIRTPRTIAAMRGVGGSSVLTQLLVSNYQPAAKALEGGSDFAVDDWQPEESPDTTSFLATKPLLKGVEPDDERYVLGVVLEPETVDAQGDLYSAAEIRQAAHRFMEEFGGLGLMHQMRVNGHVKVLESYLAPVDFSLGEVQVRKGTWLFAVRVLSDELWGRVKDGQLTGFSIGGTARRLPEASPATGTPPSDTPAADAQPEAA; encoded by the coding sequence ATGGGTGACGCCCTCTCGAAGGCCCTCGCCCGGGCCCGGCACGTCCTGGAGTCCCTCCAGGGTGAGCCGGTGGAGAAGACCATCTGGGGCTCCCCCGCTGGCAAGAAGCGCCTGGCGAAGCGCCTGGTGGCCATGCTGCCCGCGCACATGACGTATGTGGAGCCCTTCGCCGGCAGCGCCGCCGTCCTCTTCGAGAAGGCCCCCTCGGACGTCGAGGCCATCAACGACGCGGACCCCGAAATCGCCGACGCCTACCGTCTCCTCCAGAAGCTGACACCAGCGGGCCTCGCCAAGCTGAAGAAGCTGCCGTGGGTCGGCGACGAGAAGACCTTCAAGAGCCTCTTCGACTCCAAGCCGAAGGGGGACGTGGAGCGCCTGCACCGCTTCCTCTACCTGACGCACTTCTCCTACGGGAAGCTGCGCGGGCGCAGCGTCAGCCCCAACGGCATGGGCGTCGAGGCGAAGACGCTCGCACGGATTGAACAGTTCGCCCCGCGCCTCAAGCGCGTGAAGGTGTACGGCGGCGACTACGAGAAGGTGGTCCGCAAGTACGACGGGAAGGACACCGTCCTCTTTCTCGACCCTCCGTACCCTGGCTACAACGTCGACGTCGGCGAGGGTGACTTCGACGAGGAGCGCTTCTACGGCGTCCTCAAGTCACTCAAGGGTCGCTGGCTCATGACGTATGGCATCCGGGGGAAGCTGCCCGGGATGCTGAAGGGCTCCGGCTTCGTGGTGAAGCGCATCCGGACGCCTCGCACCATCGCCGCCATGCGCGGCGTGGGCGGCTCCTCCGTGCTGACGCAGCTCCTCGTCAGCAACTACCAGCCCGCCGCGAAGGCGCTGGAGGGCGGCAGCGACTTCGCCGTGGACGACTGGCAGCCGGAGGAGTCGCCCGACACCACCTCCTTCCTTGCGACGAAGCCGCTCCTCAAGGGCGTCGAGCCCGACGACGAGCGGTACGTCCTGGGTGTCGTCCTGGAGCCGGAGACGGTGGACGCGCAGGGCGACCTCTACTCCGCCGCGGAGATTCGTCAGGCCGCGCACCGCTTCATGGAGGAGTTCGGGGGCCTCGGCCTCATGCATCAGATGCGCGTCAACGGGCACGTGAAGGTGCTGGAGAGCTACCTGGCCCCCGTCGACTTCTCCCTGGGCGAGGTGCAGGTGCGCAAGGGCACGTGGCTCTTCGCCGTGCGCGTCCTCTCCGATGAGCTCTGGGGCCGGGTGAAGGACGGGCAACTGACGGGCTTCTCGATTGGGGGCACCGCGCGCCGTCTCCCCGAGGCCTCACCGGCTACCGGGACGCCTCCTTCCGACACACCTGCCGCTGACGCCCAGCCGGAGGCCGCATGA
- a CDS encoding head morphogenesis protein — protein sequence MCMAPADSLLLLHEAREVADALLGDVLRLPVAKALDVGTAAGMDRAVALLAARLRRAVGRADVDAMREAVAVLDVDWRKTTAAQRRRLVAQSLEAAGRRTAVIPSRIQAPLGDAADEVVASTRSHARREQGLALAARFNAMDRRVAQHIVRTQGNFVRDEYGRRLDAFGAEARRLVAEGLEAGLARSDIADSLERAARGALIERAPFYWETVAASFIGQGRSFAQVSSYAEAGIRRYRIEAVLDEATTQVCRFLHGKTFSVGEALQRFERVESLERPEDVKQELPWVRERLDADTGRALLYVKRGGQETRLAEVLRSAAGTRDDVGEFRALASDRQLADAGVGFPPYHGLCRTTTLAVT from the coding sequence ATGTGCATGGCTCCCGCTGACAGCCTCCTCCTCCTGCACGAGGCACGTGAGGTAGCGGACGCCCTGCTGGGGGACGTCCTCCGGCTGCCGGTTGCCAAGGCGCTGGACGTCGGCACCGCCGCCGGCATGGACCGCGCCGTGGCCCTGCTCGCCGCGCGCCTTCGCCGCGCCGTCGGGCGCGCGGACGTGGACGCCATGCGAGAGGCGGTGGCCGTCCTCGACGTGGACTGGAGGAAGACGACGGCCGCCCAGCGCAGGCGCCTCGTCGCCCAGTCCCTGGAGGCCGCAGGCCGGCGGACGGCAGTCATCCCCTCCCGCATCCAGGCGCCCCTCGGCGACGCAGCCGACGAGGTGGTGGCGTCCACGCGCAGCCACGCCCGGCGAGAGCAGGGACTCGCCCTCGCCGCCCGCTTCAACGCCATGGACAGGCGCGTGGCCCAACACATCGTCCGGACCCAGGGCAACTTCGTGCGGGACGAGTACGGGCGCCGGCTGGACGCCTTCGGCGCAGAGGCCCGACGTCTCGTGGCCGAGGGGCTGGAGGCAGGCCTTGCGCGAAGCGACATCGCCGACTCCTTGGAGAGGGCCGCGCGCGGCGCACTCATCGAGCGCGCCCCCTTCTACTGGGAAACGGTGGCGGCCAGCTTCATCGGCCAGGGGCGCTCCTTCGCCCAGGTGAGCAGCTACGCCGAGGCCGGCATCCGCCGCTATCGCATCGAGGCCGTCCTTGACGAGGCCACCACCCAGGTGTGCCGCTTCCTCCACGGCAAGACGTTCTCTGTGGGCGAAGCCCTCCAGCGCTTCGAGCGCGTCGAGTCGCTCGAGCGCCCGGAGGATGTGAAACAGGAGCTGCCCTGGGTGCGCGAGCGCCTCGACGCGGACACCGGGCGTGCCCTCCTCTACGTCAAGCGAGGAGGCCAGGAGACGCGCCTGGCCGAGGTGCTCCGCTCCGCCGCCGGCACACGCGACGACGTGGGCGAGTTCCGCGCACTCGCTTCGGACAGGCAGCTCGCGGACGCGGGCGTGGGCTTTCCGCCGTACCACGGCCTCTGCCGCACCACGACGCTCGCCGTCACTTAG